The Schizosaccharomyces pombe strain 972h- genome assembly, chromosome: I genome contains a region encoding:
- the rdh54 gene encoding ATP-dependent DNA translocase Rdh54 encodes MKRRATFQCPLIESTIKHQSTNYTKTETATTSHEVSENANEHKGKSNIDINKIAYYNVVWRKITMKKHKTWEGDGFLVREDSNLTLYNSDFTRLGSCHSRVPQIKEGELLRISGKEISIEKEISAESYEAGTHIDDSLRDVHMPEMKRKFKPPLRPNTMYQTISALPKPRHDPTVLGALVMSRPKTWDPRTHVDVVIDPFLSKHLYSHQREGVSFLYDCLLGMEGKCGYSAILADEMGLGKTLQTITVVWTLLKQSYYANRSSTINNAMVVAPVTLLKNWENEFYNWLGHERIHVYIARCAEDFQEFTSNKTYSIIITGYETVCTYLRNYGCGIDIDLLICDEAHRLKSMSSQTWITLNKLKTRKRLLLTGTPLQNDLSEYFSMVNFIIPGSLGTPNSFKAQYERPILRSRSMNASSRDISLGAARLQRLFEFTSNFTLRRKANILAKHLPPRTDIVLFIKPTHQQENVYGHVLDGFKSSVDQKGYYLKILTRLSKICNSTILLRNEKENFLSTELQDKHVFEQENMLLSSSKLQILAALLKSFQRGCQKAVIVSQYKETLELIELFLSILHVRFCKLLGSTPFSERDLIVHNFNTSSFKEFSVLLLSSKAGGCGLNLTGSTRLIIYEPSWNPAQDLQALSRIYRSGQKRPVCIYTFLSSGMLDERIFIRQNTKQGLSSSFIDSDASQKKNFFTGEDIKTLFSYSKTETCLTYELAFDSDEIDSLTKKKDPLTKIDHTIDSPNTKEKDKEISSWKKASEYMDTNLGKKCPENAFQGWTWQFPNDLSIMNGVEDYIPLEPLPINCLMHKKFE; translated from the exons ATGAAACGAAGAGCTACTTTTCAATGTCCATTAATTGAATCTACCATAAAACATCAATCTACTAATTATACCAAAACAGAAACAGCAACTACCTCACACGAAGTATCtgaaaatgcaaatgaacataaaggaaaatcaaatatcgacataaacaaaattgctTATTACAATGTTGTATG GAGAAAAATTACTATGAAGAAACATAAAACATGGGAAGGGGATGGCTTTCTCGTTAGAGAAGACTCAAATTTGACTCTTTATAATTCAGATTTTACAAG ACTCGGATCCTGTCATTCGAGGGTGCCACAAATCAAAGAAGGAGAATTGCTTCGCATTTCCGGGAAAGAAATATCT ATTGAGAAGGAAATCTCTGCAGAAAGTTATGAAGCAGGCACACATATAGATGATTCTCTCCGAGACGTTCATATGCCTGAAATGAAGCGTAAATTCAAGCCACCTTTGAGACCTAACACAATGTACCAGACAATATCAGCACTACCCAAACCGAGGCATGATCCTACTGTGCTTGGAGCTTTGGTGATGAGCAGGCCCAAGACTTGGGATCCAAG GACGCATGTAGATGTTGTTATTGATCCTTTCCTTTCAAAGCATCTTTATTCTCATCAGCGGGAAGGAGTTTCCTTTCTTTACGACTGTTTATTAGGAATGGAAGGAAAATGTGGATATAGTGCAATTTTGGCTGATGAAATGGGCTTAGGAAAAACGTTGCAAACTATAACAGTTGTCTGGACTTTATTGA AGCAGTCTTATTACGCCAATCGTTCTTCGACTATAAACAATGCAATGGTCGTAGCACCTGTCACTCTTTTGAAG AATTGGGAAAATGAGTTTTATAATTGGCTCGGTCACGAGCGTATTCATGTTTATATAGCTAGATGCGCTGAAGATTTCCAAGAATTTACGTCGAACAAAACTTATTCGATTATCATTACAGGATATGAAACG GTTTGTACGTACTTGAGAAACTATGGATGCGGGATTGATATTGATCTTCTAATTTGCGACGAAG CTCACCGCTTGAAGTCCATGAGTAGTCAGACTTGGATTACGCTGAATAAGCTAAAAACTAGAAAGAGGCTTCTTCTCACTGGTACGCCTTTACAAAACG ATTTGTCAGAATATTTCTCTATGGTTAACTTTATAATTCCTGGATCTCTGGGGACCccaaattcttttaaagcTCAGTATGAGCGGCCTATATTAAGGAGTAGATCAATGAATGCTTCCTCTAGGGACATATCATTGGGAGCTGCAAGACTTCAAAGg ctttttgaatttacaAGCAATTTCACGTTAAGGAGGAAAGCCAATATACTGGCTAAACATTTACCGCCAAGAA CCGACATTGTTTTATTCATAAAACCAACACATCAACAAGAGAATGTTTATGGACATGTTCTCGATGGTTTCAAGTCAAGCGTTGATCAGAAGGGCTATTatcttaaaattttgactCGCTTGAGCAAGATATGCAATAGCACCATTTTATTGagaaatgaaaaggaaaattttttgtcaaCGGAGTTGCAAGATAAGCATGTATTCGAGCAAGAGAATATGTTGCTCTCCTCTAGCAAACTGCAAATATTGGCTGCGCTACTTAAAAGTTTCCAAAGGGGTTGCCAAAAAGCTGTTATTGTGTCCCAATATAAAGAAACTCTCGAGTTGAttgaattgtttttatcaattttgcATGTCCGTTTCTGTAAATTGCTTGGAAGTACTCCTTTCTCTGAGCGTGATTTAATAGTACACAATTTCAATACTTCCAGCTTCAAAGAATTTAGTGTGCTTTTACTTTCAAGCAAAGCTGGTGGCTGCGGTTTAAATCTTACCGGATCCACTAGGTTAATAATTTACGAACCAAGTTGGAACCCTGCCCAAGATTTGCAAGCATTGTCAAGGATATATAGAAGCGGGCAAAAGCGGCCAGTCTGTATATACACATTTTTAAG CAGTGGAATGCTAGATGAGCGCATTTTTATTCGCCAAAATACTAAGCAAGGGCTTTCAAGTTCGTTCATA GATTCCGATGCAAgccaaaagaagaatttttttacgGGTGAAGACATCAAGACacttttttcatattcaaaaactgAAACTTGCTTGACATATGAATTAGCATTTGATtctgatgaaattgattcattaacaaagaaaaaagatcCGTTAACTAAAATTGACCATACGATTGATTCCCCAAATACGaaggaaaaagataaagaaatCAGTTCTTGGAAAAAGGCTTCTGAATATATGGATACTAATTTG GGGAAAAAGTGTCCAGAGAACGCATTTCAAGGATGGACTTGGCAATTTCCGAATGACCTAAGTATTATGAATGGCGTAGAAGATTATATCCCTCTTGAGCCTTTACCTATCAACTGTCTAATGCATAAAAAGTTCGAATAG
- the atf31 gene encoding DNA-binding transcription factor Atf31: MTYETNTPTEESIIPKHEDGEEYNSIYLSRFEKDISISQTLDFSQFMQTQILLTAKRKALELGDDRSPINNDPYNIRRSDFDELSEYTASKSPSIISEASHNSPSRELDDSGDENTSKLTGTKQSMLKARNRQAAQKCRIKKKKYLQTLQDQVNYYTSENKELLQSANDLREEIIKLRTLVFAHRDCPVSKACSKALFLMGKEKPLTPP; the protein is encoded by the coding sequence ATGACCTACGAAACAAATACACCAACCGAGGAATCCATTATTCCGAAGCATGAAGATGGAGAAGAATACAACTCAATTTATCTTTCTCGTTTCGAAAAAGACATCTCAATTTCCCAAACCCTCGATTTTTCACAATTTATGCAAACTCAGATTTTATTGACAGCCAAACGTAAAGCTTTAGAGCTCGGCGACGATCGATCCCCTATTAACAATGATCCATATAATATCAGGAGAAGCgattttgatgaattatCAGAATACACTGCCTCTAAAAGCCCCAGTATAATTTCCGAGGCTTCACACAACTCACCATCACGAGAGCTGGATGACTCAGGTGATGAAAACACTTCCAAATTAACTGGAACTAAGCAGTCAATGTTGAAAGCCAGAAACAGACAAGCTGCCCAAAAGTGTaggataaaaaagaaaaagtactTACAAACATTACAAGACCAAGTCAACTACTACACTTCTGAAAACAAGGAGCTTTTGCAAAGTGCTAATGATTTAAgagaagaaataattaaacTGAGAACCTTGGTGTTTGCTCATAGAGATTGCCCAGTATCGAAGGCTTGCTCAAAAGCGTTGTTTCTAATGGGCAAGGAAAAACCGCTTACGCCTCCTTAA
- a CDS encoding phosphoacetylglucosamine mutase, whose protein sequence is MSDAEDSDSIVNEFVTAIVRESDKFAKVHSYPMQYGTGGYRADAELLSSVAFRTGVIASFLSAKLHGQPVGLMVTASHNASSENGLKIVNILSSLDSSKWEAYLDQVVNADSADELTVCLTSILKKAKIIPGSEARVFVGYDSRSTSEILAQAVIDGIVVCKAKYENFGLLTTPQLHYMVKASQTYGTPDAIGEPTERGYFEKLSKAYQSLMTGKKIKGTVLIDAANGVGAAKIKELAKYIDPKLFPIEIVNDNIDNPELLNNSCGADFVRTQQKPPNGISAPKHARCASFDGDADRIVYFAFGSHSFHLLDGDKICALFAQFLIDLIRSTGLDLQVGIVQTAYANGASTAFFQKTLKVPVLCVSPGLKHLYHAAQAYDVGVFFEANGHGTILVSHAALSKIISHEVLSPAQFNALKTLKTVFELINQTDGDAITNLLLVEVILAHKNCTLKEWNQLYSEIPSRLIRCEVEDRSIYTTTDAEQKLVTPEGLQEKIDALVAKYTGGRAFVRSSGTEDAVRVYAEASSRGESEDLALRIVELLH, encoded by the exons ATGTCTGATGCTGAAGACAGCGATTCGATTGTAAATGAATTTGTAACGGCAATTGTTCGAGAATCCGATAAGTTTGCCAAAGTGCATTCTTATCCCATGCAGTATGGTACTGGAGGATATCGCGCTGA cGCTGAGCTGCTTTCGAGTGTTGCTTTTCGCACAGGCGTAATCGCCAGCTTTTTGTCAGCCAAATTGCATGGACAACCTGTTGGAC TTATGGTGACTGCCTCGCACAACGCCTCTTCCGAAAACGGGTTAAAGATCGTAAACATTTTGAGTAGCCTGGATTCTAGCAAATGGGAAGCATACCTGGATCAAGTAGTAAATGCGGATTCCGCTGACGAATTAACGGTTTGTTTAActtcaattttgaaaaaggcaAAGATTATTCCCGGTTCTGAAGCTCGGGTGTTTGTTGGCTATGACTCAAG GTCTACTTCAGAAATCCTTGCGCAAGCTGTAATTGACGGTATTGTGGTCTGCAAAGCAAAGTACGAAAATTTTGGCCTTTTAACTACACCTCAGCTACACTACATGGTCAAGGCTTCTCAAACTTATGGTACCCCAGATGCAATAGGTGAACCTACTGAAAGAGggtattttgaaaagctgTCGAAGGCATATCAATCCTTAATGACAGGAAAGAAGATTAAAGGGACTGTATTGATAGATGCTGCTAACGGCGTCGGAGCGGCTAAGATAAAAGAACTGGCCAAGTATATTGATCCAAAGCTGTTTCCTATCGAAATCGTAAACGACAATATTGATAATCCTGAACTGTTGAATAACTCG TGTGGAGCGGATTTTGTAAGGACTCAGCAAAAGCCTCCAAACGGTATTAGTGCCCCAAAACATGCCCGTTGTGCCTCTTTTGACGGGGATGCTGATCGAATTGTGTATTTTGCGTTTGGCTCTCACAGCTTTCATCTGTTAGATGGTGACAAAATATGCGCTTTATTTGCCCAATTTCTAATCGACCTAATCCGTTCTACTGGTTTGGACCTTCAAGTTGGTATTGTTCAGACTGCTTATGCAAATGGAGCCAGCACGgcatttttccaaaaaactttaaagGTACCGGTTTTATGTGTGTCTCCCGGTCTTAAGCATCTTTACCATGCTGCTCAAGCTTACGATGTTGGagtattttttgaagcaaatGGTCATGGTACAATTTTAGTCTCTCATGCTGCATTATCAAAGATAATTTCTCATGAAGTATTGTCTCCAGCCCAATTTAATGCCTTAAAAACTCTAAAAACAGTCTTTGAATTGATTAATCAAACTGATGGAGATGCTATTActaatttacttttggTGGAAGTCATTTTGGCTCACAAAAATTGCACTTTGAAAGAGTGGAATCAGCTATATAGCGAAATTCCTAGTCGTCTAATTCGCTGTGAAGTAGAAGACCGGTCAATTTATACTACTACTGATGCCGAACAAAAACTAGTAACACCGGAAGGActtcaagaaaaaattgacgCTTTGGTAGCAAAATACACGGGCGGTCGGGCATTTGTTCGATCATCTGGAACCGAGGATGCTGTTCG TGTGTATGCGGAAGCTAGTTCAAGGGGTGAATCTGAGGATTTAGCCCTCCGCATTGTTGAACTATTAcattaa